The nucleotide window GAGTGTCGACGACCATCTGGACGGCCGGACGGAAGGTGTTCGTGAGCTCTATCGCCGACTCATCGACATGGTCGAAGCGTGCGGCCCGTTCAGCTATGCGGTGTCGAAGTCGGCGATCACTCTCAAGGGCACCCGACGTGGCTTTGCCGGCGCCGTCCCGAAGCAGGACCGGCTCGACGGCTACCTCGATCTGCAGCGTCGCGTCGATGACCCGCGGATCCTGTCGAGCTCGCCGTACACCAAGAGACTCTTCGTGCACTACTTCCGGCTGACCGAACCCGATCAACTCGACGACAGTTTCGCCGAGTTGATCGCGGAGGCGTACGCCGTCGGTCAGGGTGAGCATTTGAGCTCCGGGCTGGGATGAGACAGGCGTCGTACGGCACCGGGCAGCATTCTTCGAAGCAGCGCAAAAGCCGGAATTCTTCGACTACTTGACATAATGTAGCTTATCGGACAGCACTCTTCCGAGTTCATCACCGACCACGCGGACCTCAGGCACGCTGATCAAATCTGGCTCCGCGCGGGTCTGGCCCCAGCAGGGTTCCGATCAGCGACGATCCTGCCAGACGCACTTGGCTGGAAGCTCAATGCGCACTGGTAGCGGATCCTGCTATCGTGTAGGTACGTTCCTACAAGTGTGGAGGTGTGATGACAACGACCGTCAGTGCGCGCGCGTTCAACCAGGACGTGAGCGCTGCCAAGCGGGCCGCTGATACCGGCCCGGTGCTGATCACCGATCGTGGTGAGCCGGCCTACGTGCTCCTCTCCATCGCGGAGTACCGGGCGATGCGTACGCCGCGCAGCCTGCTGAGTACTCTCCAGGCAGACGACGACATCGAGTTCGACTCCGTCGTCTCGCGCGAACTCCCCCGACCGGCCGAACTGTGAGCTACCTGCTGGACACCAACGTCGTGAGCGAGCTGCGCAAGAGTCCGACCCGCATCGACGCAAACGTGGCGGCGTGGGCCGCACAACTGGACATCGAGCAGCAGTGCCTCAGCGCGATCACGGTCTTCGAGGTCGAGTTGGGCATCCGTCAACTCGAGCGCCGCGATACCGTGCAGGCCGCGATCTTGTGGCGCTGGTTCGACGTCGCCGTGCTCGACGCCTTCGACGGGCGGATTCTTCCAGTGGACAAGGATGTCGCCCGACTGGCTTCGCGCCTGCACGTGCCCGACCCGCGGCCCGAGCGCGACGGATTCATCGCTGCGACCGCACTCGCCCACGGGCTCACCCTCGCCACCCGCAACGTCACCGACTTCGACCCGACCGGCGCCGCCGTGTTCGACCCCTGGGCCCGGTAACCACGACGCAGCGCAGCGATGCCCGCAGGGGACGGCTGACGGGGCGCCCGAGGCAGCAGGTGTCGGGCTGCCCGTCAGCTCACGTGCGCGAACCTGTAGAACTGGATCGCCTCATATTCAGGTCCCCGGACCGCCGACGTCCCCGGGCCCGAGGTGCAGCCGGACGTTGCTGCGCGCCCGTAAGGCGTTCCTCCCACCGGGACACCCGCCATTGTCTGCTGCACTCTGGGCCGGTTCGACAGAGCCGTCGAGATGACAGCAGTTGCACCAGCAGTGACGGCCTCGACGTGGTTCCACGCCGCGACGTCGTGCGGGTCGAGCCGAAGGAGCGCTGCGTTCGCGGCGGTCAGCTCGAATGGTTGCCTGGTCGAGTTGTGCAGGAACGCCGGCGGTTTTCACACGCTTCCCTCGACGCGGGCCTGTTCGGCCCACAGAGCGGGGCGTACGAGCGCGACGCGTCGGTCTCGCCGGTCCAGTTCTGACGCAGTCTGCCCAGCGTCAGGTCGGGCGCGAGTTTCGACGCGGAGAACCACACACCACCTTCCTACAGGTCTTGTAGCCAGTGACGATTCCCCTCGGACCCGCGGTACGACGGCCCCGAGATCCGGCCGCGGCCGGGCACATTCCATGCGTGAGGATCCGGGTAGCGTGAGATCGACCCATCGCAGCACACAGAGAGGTCGACCAGATGCCCGAGCAGGAACGACGAGACGACGTGCCCGAGGCGGATCAGGCCGAGCAGCAGCAGGAGGTCTGGCCCGACGACGATGCCGGCGAGGAGACCGAATTCGACGTCGATCCGATGAAGGCGGATGAGGCCGACCAGCTCGACCAGCTCCGCTCGGTGCCGACCGACGACGAGGGCCCCGACGAACCCTGATGTTGATCATGGTTCGTGGCCATGATCATGATCATGATCGCCTCATCCGGACAGCGGCCAGTCCCCTGCCTGATTCCACTGCCTGTCATCGTTCTGCGCCATCAACGTCAGCCGCGTTGCCGTACCCACGATCGGATCGAACCCGGCCAGTGAATGCTCGGCGGCCTTCAGCTGCTCCAGCGGTTGGTCATCGCCGATGGTCAGATGTGGATGCACGGTGTCGAACCGACCGCCGTACGGCGGGTATGCCGGGAATCCGTCCCACAGACGCTGGGTGAGCTCGACGAACGGCCGCGGGTCGTCGGGTTCCAGGAAGATCACCGTTTCGCCGAACCAGCCGATGCGGGAGAACCGGTAGTCGAAGGACGGCACGGCGCCGGCGATCTCCGCCACTCGTTCGCGCACCTCGGCATTGATCCCGACCGGCGGCACAAACGGGAACAGAACCGTCACGTGTGCCGGGACGCCACGGCCGGCGACCGGATCCAGCCGACGTCGCAACTCCCCTACCAGCTCGTCGGCCTCGGGAATGCGGAGAATCAGTCCGGACAGCGTCATGCGATCAGCACTCCGTTCCCGCGGGCCGGTCGCAACGGATACTCCCCCGGCGATTCAACGTGTTTCGATGGGACGCGGCCGGTCAGCCCTGATACGGCCCGGGACCGGACCAACCCTGCTGCTGCGGCGCGGCCGGACCGCTGCGGAATTGGTCGTAGCGAGCGCCCTGTGGGTTGGACTGCATCAGCGCCATGATCGCGGTGATCGCGCCGCCGACGTACGGGATGAACATCAGCGCGGCCAGACCGCCGCTCTGATTCTGATCATGAAACCGGCGCATGGTGATCGAGATGTTCGGCAGGATGCTGCCGAAGGCGAAGATGAACCACAGGACCAGGACGATGAAGAATCCGGCCGGGGGTTCTGCACTGTCGGAACTGGCCACGGCGATGACAATCATGAGGGCGATGAATACCAGGTAGACCAGCGCCTGCCACAGCATGTACCACCAGTACTCGCTCCGGCTGGCGCGACCGTCGAAGCGGACGATCTTCAGATAGGCCCGCTTCACCGCCTCCACGAAGCCGATCCCGTAGTAAGGCAGATCGAGTGTGCCGGGGTCGCCGGCCAGCGGACGTCCGCCCGGGTAGGCGGACGGCATTGAGTAGGACGGCGGCGCGGACGGATAAGGCTGTCCCTGGCCGTAGACCGGACCGGCTCCATACTGCTGCGGCGTCGGTGCGCCCGAACCGTACGACGGGTACTGCTGCCCAGCCGGACCATATTGCTGCGCAGCCGGACCATATTGCTGCCCCGCCTGGCCGTATTGCTGCGGTGCGAGGGGCTGCTGAGCACTGCCGTACGACTCGGGTTGCGGTGGTTGCTGACCGCCGCCGTAGTAGGGCTCGGACTGCAACTGATCAGGTCCAACTGGCCGCCAGGGATTGCTGTCGGGCTGGTCTGCGGACGGCTGGCCGTACGGGTTCTGTTCGCTCATTTCGCTCCGGTCGTCAGGGTCTGGCAAGCCCGGGCCGGACCGGGCTGGGTCGGAGCCGGCATCACATCGCCCCGACGGCCGACAACTCTAACGGCCAACTCGGTCAAATCCGGACTCGTCGAAGCAGACCGGACGGCGACGATCAACCCCAGCTTGGCAACCGGAGCGAAAAGTTTGCGCCTGGCGCGCGCAAACCTCACGCCTAGGACTATCGTGTCGCCCATCGCGCCGCCAGAAGGCGCTTGCCGGGAGGCTTTGGGGTTCAGGGGATCGCTGCGAATGCTGAGGTTCGAGTGCTGAGGTTCCGGTACGCCGCGTCCAGCCACTGTGGGCTGGTCCGGTCGAACAATGAGGACGCCGGCTATGCCGGCGCCTACCTGCTGTTGGTCGCCGACGGCGTCGGCGGAGCTGCGGCCGGTGAGGTGGCGTCGGCCAGTACGGCGTACGTCGCCAGCACAGTTTCCATGATCAGCGAGGACGACCCGCTCGCCGTCCTGGCGCAGGCGGTCGACTTCGCCCATCAACACCTTCGTGACGGTGTCGACATCGACCCCTCCCGGGACGGGATGTCCACCACGCTGACCGCGGTGCTGGGCAACGGCGAGCGCTTCGGGTTGGCTCATGTCGGCGATTCCCGCGCCTTCCTCTGGCGGGACGGTGAATGCCGCCAGATCACCAAGGACCACAGCCTGCTGCAGATGTTGTTGGACTCCGGTGAGCTCTCGGCCGATGACGCGGAAACGTTTCCGTACCGGTCGGTGATCGCGCGGTCGATCAATCATCTGGAGACTCCGGAGCCGGATCTGATCCTGCTCGATCTGGCCCCCGGCGATCGGATCCTGCTGGCCAGTGATGGTCTGACCGATCTGGTGCCGGCGGCCCTGATCGCCAAGGCGGTCGCTCATCCCGATCTTGATCATGCTGTCGACGTGCTCGTGGAGTTGGCGCTGGCAGCAGGTGGCCGGGACAACATCACCTGCATCCTCGGCGAGGTGGTCGAAGGAGAGCCGATCCATCCGCGCGGACAGCTGGTCGGCGCCGCAGCGAATCCGGCCAATCTGATCGACGGGGCGGCGATCCGGATCGATCGGATCGGCGCCGGCGCGCGGCCCGGCTGCAACCCGCCGGGGGTGCCTGGCGGACCCCGGTGGCCGGCTGACCTCAGCTTCGATTCGTCAGTGCGGGGCGCGCGCGATCACCGTCATCGTGCCGGGCGCGATCTCGGTGAACCCGGCGTCCCGGACGGCGAGCAGCCGGTCCTCACCCCACGCCACGGCGGGATCGGCCAGTCGCCCGCTGAGTCGGCCCCACAGGTCCGGTCCGGCGCGTCGGGCATCGACCGGACATCCGTCCGTCCGCCAACGTTCCAGGGCGGCCGGGTCGTCGCCGGCCAGCAGTGCGGCCGCGATCATCCCGGCGTGTCCGACCTGCGCCATCGTCTTGCCCAAGGTCATCACCGGCTCCGGCGGCACCCAGACCTGCAGGGTGCCGTCGGCTGGATCGGTGTCGGGCGGGTCATCCACCGGCGCGTCGGTCCCACCGACCTGCAGCTTGGCGACGCGTTTGTCCAGTTCCGCGACCAGTCCGGGCAGCAGCGCGCGGACCTCGGTGTGCCCGTCTTGCAGTG belongs to Microlunatus elymi and includes:
- a CDS encoding DUF5655 domain-containing protein, with protein sequence MTERVWSVDDHLDGRTEGVRELYRRLIDMVEACGPFSYAVSKSAITLKGTRRGFAGAVPKQDRLDGYLDLQRRVDDPRILSSSPYTKRLFVHYFRLTEPDQLDDSFAELIAEAYAVGQGEHLSSGLG
- a CDS encoding type II toxin-antitoxin system prevent-host-death family antitoxin, whose protein sequence is MTTTVSARAFNQDVSAAKRAADTGPVLITDRGEPAYVLLSIAEYRAMRTPRSLLSTLQADDDIEFDSVVSRELPRPAEL
- a CDS encoding type II toxin-antitoxin system VapC family toxin; its protein translation is MSYLLDTNVVSELRKSPTRIDANVAAWAAQLDIEQQCLSAITVFEVELGIRQLERRDTVQAAILWRWFDVAVLDAFDGRILPVDKDVARLASRLHVPDPRPERDGFIAATALAHGLTLATRNVTDFDPTGAAVFDPWAR
- a CDS encoding 2'-5' RNA ligase family protein, producing the protein MTLSGLILRIPEADELVGELRRRLDPVAGRGVPAHVTVLFPFVPPVGINAEVRERVAEIAGAVPSFDYRFSRIGWFGETVIFLEPDDPRPFVELTQRLWDGFPAYPPYGGRFDTVHPHLTIGDDQPLEQLKAAEHSLAGFDPIVGTATRLTLMAQNDDRQWNQAGDWPLSG
- a CDS encoding DUF805 domain-containing protein gives rise to the protein MSEQNPYGQPSADQPDSNPWRPVGPDQLQSEPYYGGGQQPPQPESYGSAQQPLAPQQYGQAGQQYGPAAQQYGPAGQQYPSYGSGAPTPQQYGAGPVYGQGQPYPSAPPSYSMPSAYPGGRPLAGDPGTLDLPYYGIGFVEAVKRAYLKIVRFDGRASRSEYWWYMLWQALVYLVFIALMIVIAVASSDSAEPPAGFFIVLVLWFIFAFGSILPNISITMRRFHDQNQSGGLAALMFIPYVGGAITAIMALMQSNPQGARYDQFRSGPAAPQQQGWSGPGPYQG
- a CDS encoding aminoacyl-tRNA hydrolase, which translates into the protein MADPQPDPPHPVVDLGGDVLEPLRARYADWLGLDVEQVVDDREEQPDRIRAMQLISRMERDRPPSWHAALRLAASAAALVCLDERVRTDPEWHDAVAAYAGGHIRKVTRRGRGAPWQATAELPGITLQDGHTEVRALLPGLVAELDKRVAKLQVGGTDAPVDDPPDTDPADGTLQVWVPPEPVMTLGKTMAQVGHAGMIAAALLAGDDPAALERWRTDGCPVDARRAGPDLWGRLSGRLADPAVAWGEDRLLAVRDAGFTEIAPGTMTVIARAPH